A genomic region of Marinobacter sp. NP-4(2019) contains the following coding sequences:
- a CDS encoding ATP-grasp domain-containing protein: protein MKNVFVFGADDFNLSQIQAIDDQGKYRFHRLYSYQEVKAGPEFPVQQLYTGALRKLANFVGSIDAIVGYWDFPVSTLLPLLRKPYHLPSPSFESVLKCEHKYWSRLEQSRIVPDHIPDFCAVDPFSDDYRAQITVNYPFWIKPVKAAFSYLGFKVRNGAELDHAIARIREGIPRFATPFNYLLQFAELPDDIAAIDGNHCIVESIISKGRQCTLEGYAYAGEVTVYGAVDSFREGKHRSSFFRYQYPSTIPRRIQQQMMTISETFLRHIGFDNGPFNIEFYWDRRNDQIWLLEVNTRISKSHCPLFQKVDGESHHKIMVELALGKRPDFQHRQGKYRVAAKFMWRVYDDARVTDVPSPKRLKELQSQFVDVDLQLHIKCGDILSSLKDQDSYSFEVAVFFIGANCQKELLQKHRDVKAAIHLEFEPLD from the coding sequence ATGAAAAATGTTTTTGTTTTTGGAGCCGATGACTTCAATCTGTCTCAAATTCAGGCTATTGATGATCAAGGTAAATATAGGTTTCACAGGCTTTACAGTTATCAGGAGGTCAAGGCAGGACCAGAGTTTCCTGTACAGCAATTGTACACGGGGGCGCTTAGAAAGCTGGCAAATTTCGTAGGGTCGATTGATGCAATCGTGGGCTATTGGGACTTTCCGGTAAGTACACTGCTCCCACTCCTCAGAAAGCCCTATCACCTGCCCTCCCCGAGCTTTGAATCTGTCCTTAAGTGCGAACACAAATACTGGAGTCGTTTGGAACAGAGCAGGATCGTCCCAGATCATATTCCCGACTTCTGTGCTGTTGATCCTTTCTCGGATGACTACCGGGCACAAATAACCGTCAATTATCCGTTCTGGATTAAGCCAGTTAAAGCAGCCTTTTCTTACCTGGGATTCAAAGTACGAAATGGCGCAGAGCTGGATCATGCAATTGCGCGAATTCGCGAAGGCATACCTCGTTTTGCAACCCCGTTTAATTATTTGCTTCAGTTCGCAGAGCTTCCAGACGATATTGCCGCGATTGATGGTAACCATTGCATCGTCGAAAGCATCATATCCAAGGGGCGCCAGTGCACATTGGAAGGTTATGCTTACGCAGGCGAAGTGACCGTGTATGGTGCCGTGGATTCCTTTCGCGAAGGTAAACATCGGTCCAGCTTTTTCCGCTATCAATACCCATCCACCATTCCTCGCCGTATTCAGCAACAGATGATGACAATTTCCGAAACTTTTTTAAGGCATATCGGCTTCGATAACGGTCCCTTCAACATCGAGTTCTACTGGGATAGGCGCAACGACCAGATATGGCTTCTGGAGGTCAATACTCGTATCTCAAAGTCCCATTGCCCCCTGTTTCAGAAAGTCGATGGAGAGTCTCATCACAAAATAATGGTCGAGCTTGCCCTCGGCAAGCGGCCAGACTTCCAGCATCGTCAGGGAAAATACCGGGTCGCCGCCAAATTCATGTGGCGGGTTTATGACGATGCACGAGTAACAGACGTACCGAGCCCCAAAAGGCTTAAAGAACTTCAATCGCAGTTTGTTGATGTCGACCTGCAGTTACACATCAAATGTGGAGACATATTATCTTCACTGAAAGATCAGGATAGCTACAGCTTCGAGGTTGCTGTCTTCTTTATTGGTGCCAACTGCCAGAAAGAACTGTTGCAGAAGCACCGCGACGTCAAAGCAGCCATTCATTTAGAGTTTGAACCATTGGATTGA
- a CDS encoding CocE/NonD family hydrolase translates to MKIVDNLPEQVRHIEHQWIPMHDGTRLAARLWIPESAYNVPVPAIFEYIPYRKRDGSRLRDETMHPYFAGHGYACIRVDIRGSGDSEGILTDEYLQQELDDGVAVLDWLEEQPWCSGEIGMIGISWGGFNGLQIAAMQPPQLRAVVSVCSTDDRYADDVHYMGGCLLGDNLSWASTMFSYNSLPPDPEIVGGRWREMWFQRLENSGLWLETWLQHQHRDAYWRHGSICEDFSAVKIPVMAVSGWADGYSNAVFRLLEELPGERIGLIGPWSHKYPHIGVPGPAIGFLQECLRWWEQWLKGKETGIRDEPMLRVWMLDSMAPSTSYHQRYGRWISEGVWPPKSRQERIYNFSPYRLVETNEDSEDVELTLQSPLSNGLFAGKWCSYSNTPDLPHDQREEDGGALTFTSEPLEEALEILGAPIVDLELSASQPVAMIAVRLSDMRPDNKVTRISYGLLNLTHHISHASPEPLTPAQRYRNRVQLNGIAQTLPRGHRIRIAISTSYFPLAWPPPKSTQLKIHTRGCRLALPVRSPRDENIRFPDAEMTASGRKKQFRKGRHDWRVIRELDRDISTLEVINDNGIYYLEDVDLTIEHCVNEWYSYHADDFSSARGETLSTRAYRRGNWHIKTVTRTTLTCDEKNFYLDAELDAFEGTRRVYSRNWNRIIARQLV, encoded by the coding sequence ATGAAAATCGTCGACAATCTTCCCGAGCAAGTCCGCCATATTGAACATCAATGGATTCCAATGCATGACGGCACACGGCTTGCCGCGCGTCTATGGATACCCGAGAGTGCGTATAACGTTCCGGTTCCTGCAATATTCGAGTACATTCCCTACCGGAAACGGGATGGATCAAGATTGCGTGATGAGACTATGCACCCCTATTTTGCGGGCCATGGTTATGCCTGTATTCGGGTAGACATTCGCGGCAGTGGCGACTCGGAAGGCATCTTGACAGATGAGTACCTGCAGCAGGAACTGGACGACGGTGTGGCGGTCCTGGACTGGCTTGAGGAGCAACCTTGGTGCAGCGGCGAAATTGGAATGATCGGCATTTCATGGGGCGGATTCAACGGACTGCAGATAGCCGCTATGCAACCGCCTCAGCTAAGGGCTGTTGTCAGCGTTTGCTCCACCGATGACCGCTACGCCGATGATGTCCACTACATGGGTGGCTGCTTGCTGGGTGACAACCTGTCCTGGGCATCTACCATGTTTTCCTACAATTCCTTGCCTCCTGACCCTGAAATCGTTGGTGGCCGCTGGCGCGAGATGTGGTTTCAGCGGCTAGAAAATAGTGGTTTGTGGTTGGAAACCTGGCTACAACATCAGCATCGGGACGCTTACTGGCGGCATGGCTCGATCTGTGAGGACTTTTCCGCAGTTAAGATCCCGGTGATGGCAGTTAGTGGATGGGCGGACGGTTACTCCAACGCAGTCTTTCGGTTATTGGAAGAATTACCCGGGGAGCGTATCGGACTGATCGGCCCCTGGAGCCACAAATACCCTCACATCGGTGTCCCGGGGCCTGCTATAGGCTTCCTGCAGGAATGTCTGCGATGGTGGGAGCAATGGCTCAAGGGAAAAGAAACCGGCATCAGGGACGAGCCAATGTTAAGGGTCTGGATGCTGGATAGCATGGCCCCGTCAACGTCGTACCATCAACGTTACGGGCGATGGATAAGCGAAGGGGTCTGGCCACCGAAGAGCAGGCAGGAGCGGATCTACAACTTTTCACCCTACCGACTTGTTGAGACAAACGAAGACTCCGAGGACGTGGAACTGACGCTGCAATCCCCGCTGAGCAATGGATTGTTCGCCGGAAAGTGGTGTTCTTACAGCAATACGCCGGATCTGCCCCATGATCAGCGGGAAGAAGATGGGGGCGCCTTGACCTTTACATCGGAACCTCTGGAGGAAGCGCTTGAAATTCTGGGCGCTCCCATCGTTGATCTGGAACTCTCGGCGTCACAGCCAGTAGCCATGATTGCGGTACGGTTATCTGACATGCGCCCTGACAACAAAGTCACAAGAATTTCTTATGGCTTGCTCAACCTGACTCATCATATTAGTCATGCGTCACCGGAACCGTTAACACCAGCTCAACGATATCGAAACCGGGTTCAGTTGAATGGTATCGCCCAGACCCTCCCTCGCGGACATCGAATTCGTATTGCCATCTCGACCTCATACTTTCCTCTAGCTTGGCCCCCCCCAAAATCAACACAGTTAAAAATACATACCCGGGGCTGCCGTCTGGCACTGCCAGTGCGGTCTCCGCGAGACGAGAATATTCGATTCCCGGATGCCGAAATGACGGCCAGCGGGAGGAAAAAGCAGTTCCGTAAAGGTCGACACGACTGGCGAGTCATTCGCGAACTGGATCGGGACATTTCGACACTGGAAGTCATAAATGACAACGGGATTTACTATCTGGAAGACGTGGATCTGACGATCGAACACTGCGTAAACGAGTGGTACAGCTACCATGCTGACGACTTTAGCTCTGCCAGGGGGGAAACTCTGAGCACCAGGGCTTACCGGCGTGGAAATTGGCACATCAAAACGGTCACCCGAACCACACTGACGTGTGACGAGAAGAATTTTTATCTCGACGCGGAACTTGATGCCTTTGAGGGCACGCGACGAGTGTACTCAAGAAACTGGAACCGTATTATCGCTCGCCAACTAGTGTAG
- a CDS encoding tyrosine-type recombinase/integrase: protein MTIPKTGPDGKSSQAFYRDSVIAGFGLRVTSGGAKSFIVEKRVDGRVKRKTLGRYGNLTVEQARKEAQKFLGKVATGIDPIREVQEKRAKRITLSDAFQDYLATRKNLKPNTLNDYSRSMGEMFKDWQTKALSDISRDMVISRHAEYGARSPARADNGMRILRAIFNHALQRYQDASGKPFLIANPVDVLSHQRAWYKVERRQTLIKDHQLKPWYDATMQLNNQTTRDYLHLVLLTGLRRTEAATLTWDQIDFKEKTLTITETKNNRVHRLPFSDAIEGLLTRRHEERSSPFVFPSDAERGHLSEPRTAIARVTKLSGVTFTLHDLRRTFITAAERLDIPAYALKRLINHKDPNDVTEGYIIFDVERLRVPMQKITDFFLTKAELTVDQVSEQMEQQ, encoded by the coding sequence GTGACCATCCCAAAAACAGGCCCGGATGGGAAATCCAGCCAGGCCTTTTATCGGGATTCGGTCATTGCCGGTTTCGGGCTACGTGTAACCAGTGGTGGCGCAAAATCGTTCATTGTGGAAAAACGAGTCGATGGCCGGGTAAAACGGAAGACCCTAGGCCGGTACGGCAACCTGACCGTTGAGCAGGCTCGTAAGGAAGCACAAAAGTTCTTGGGCAAAGTCGCTACCGGAATAGACCCCATCCGTGAAGTTCAGGAAAAACGGGCGAAGCGCATCACTCTCAGTGACGCTTTTCAGGATTACCTGGCTACCCGGAAGAACCTGAAACCGAACACCCTTAATGACTACAGCCGTTCCATGGGCGAAATGTTCAAGGACTGGCAGACCAAAGCCCTGAGCGACATATCCCGCGATATGGTCATCAGCCGCCACGCCGAATACGGAGCCCGCAGTCCTGCCCGAGCGGATAACGGGATGCGGATTCTACGGGCGATCTTCAATCACGCCTTACAGCGTTATCAAGACGCCTCCGGCAAGCCGTTTCTCATTGCAAACCCGGTAGACGTGCTCAGCCATCAGCGGGCCTGGTACAAGGTGGAGCGGCGGCAAACGCTGATCAAGGATCACCAGCTAAAGCCCTGGTACGACGCCACCATGCAGCTTAACAACCAGACCACGCGGGATTACCTACATTTGGTACTGTTGACCGGACTACGGCGTACCGAAGCGGCTACCCTCACCTGGGACCAGATCGACTTTAAAGAGAAAACCCTGACCATCACCGAGACCAAGAATAACCGGGTTCACCGGCTACCGTTCAGTGATGCAATAGAAGGTCTGTTAACACGGCGGCATGAAGAACGGTCGAGCCCGTTTGTGTTCCCCAGCGATGCCGAACGGGGCCACCTGTCAGAACCCAGAACGGCCATTGCCCGAGTGACCAAGCTATCAGGGGTGACATTCACCCTGCACGATTTGCGGCGAACCTTTATCACCGCTGCCGAGCGGCTGGACATTCCCGCCTATGCCCTAAAACGCCTGATCAACCACAAAGACCCGAATGACGTGACCGAGGGTTACATCATCTTTGACGTTGAGCGTCTGAGGGTGCCCATGCAGAAGATAACCGATTTCTTTCTCACCAAAGCGGAGCTGACCGTAGATCAGGTATCCGAACAAATGGAGCAGCAGTAA
- a CDS encoding helix-turn-helix transcriptional regulator: protein MTSSLFNTKEAADYLGVSKAFLERDRWAGARIPFIKVGSRTVRYRLSDLNSYIEKQVRLSTSQVA, encoded by the coding sequence ATGACCAGCTCACTCTTTAACACCAAAGAAGCCGCCGACTACCTGGGCGTAAGCAAAGCCTTTCTTGAACGTGACCGCTGGGCCGGTGCTCGTATCCCCTTTATCAAGGTGGGTAGCCGAACCGTTCGCTACCGTCTTAGCGACCTAAACAGTTACATCGAAAAGCAGGTTCGCCTTTCAACGTCCCAGGTGGCGTGA
- a CDS encoding replication endonuclease has product MTPSDQKHFRFYRTQGRLYTIGTRQTRQAVTRFCKRFPQVFPKLEPHLYLIGLDRGCIALEMALEDLESKLQRRDLKFTLDDAQLKDFARSKARTCGETNARITDVSQALKAISKLLARYSFDLPKSQTDQGCIERTKNEIWWRRLIRKEQKRVLDSVAREYGLVSKQKGVYVSDWGLKLHKEQLTRNRSLLEEMIAVNDQCQEYTLAELSALSVSNPFVRRSELIVRASGFEKIAQDLGHAGVFLTITTPSKYHPVKVSGQPNPKYNGSTPSEAQVYLNSIWARIRAQLDREGTRTYGLRIVEPHHDGTPHWHLMLFVEPNRKARLVEIMRDYALVEDGDEPGAQEARFEAVDIDYDRGSATGYIVKYICKNIDGEFQENGEDAEDWYGNRTKDVAARVRAWASIHGIRQFQQIGGPPVTVWRELRRLDHAGDEIVEKARQAADKSDWAGFIEAMNGPCAKRADQPIRTAKWLEFDHETGEYLDSPVNQYGEPAKGKLFGLFAQGKYWITRALRWEIKRPKKSKHENNLGSSWLDRLKQLTQVREPTEAEVAALPDDTAYTWEKLSDEVHPPPWSSVNNCTPPTAL; this is encoded by the coding sequence GTGACGCCCTCAGACCAAAAGCATTTTCGGTTCTACCGGACCCAAGGCCGGTTATACACCATCGGAACCCGCCAAACTCGACAGGCGGTAACCCGATTCTGTAAACGGTTCCCCCAGGTATTCCCCAAGCTCGAACCCCACCTGTATCTAATAGGTCTGGACCGGGGGTGCATTGCGTTGGAAATGGCCCTGGAAGATTTGGAGTCCAAGCTACAGCGCCGCGACCTGAAGTTTACGCTGGACGATGCCCAGCTAAAGGACTTCGCCCGGTCCAAGGCAAGAACCTGCGGCGAAACGAACGCCCGCATTACAGACGTCTCCCAAGCATTGAAAGCCATCAGCAAACTCCTGGCCCGGTATTCCTTCGATCTGCCAAAAAGTCAGACCGATCAAGGCTGCATTGAGCGGACCAAAAACGAAATCTGGTGGCGGCGACTTATCCGAAAAGAACAGAAACGGGTACTCGACAGCGTAGCCCGTGAGTACGGCCTCGTTTCCAAGCAAAAAGGCGTCTATGTGTCCGACTGGGGGTTAAAGCTCCATAAGGAACAGCTAACCCGTAACCGTTCCCTGTTAGAAGAAATGATCGCGGTGAACGATCAATGCCAGGAATACACCCTCGCTGAGCTGTCTGCCCTATCGGTCAGTAATCCGTTCGTTCGACGGTCAGAGTTGATTGTTCGTGCCTCCGGGTTTGAGAAGATCGCCCAGGACTTGGGTCATGCCGGGGTATTTCTCACTATCACCACACCCAGCAAATACCATCCGGTCAAGGTGAGCGGTCAGCCGAACCCCAAATACAACGGATCGACCCCCAGCGAAGCCCAGGTCTACCTGAATTCGATCTGGGCTCGTATTCGTGCCCAGCTAGACCGAGAGGGAACCCGAACCTATGGGTTACGGATCGTTGAACCCCACCATGACGGAACCCCGCATTGGCACTTGATGCTGTTTGTTGAGCCTAACCGCAAAGCACGCCTGGTGGAGATTATGCGGGACTATGCACTGGTTGAGGATGGCGACGAACCGGGGGCACAAGAAGCCAGGTTCGAAGCGGTGGATATTGATTACGACCGAGGGTCAGCGACCGGCTACATCGTTAAGTACATTTGCAAGAACATCGACGGCGAGTTTCAGGAAAACGGCGAGGATGCCGAGGACTGGTATGGCAATCGCACCAAAGACGTTGCCGCCCGTGTTCGTGCGTGGGCAAGTATTCACGGTATCCGCCAGTTCCAACAGATTGGCGGGCCACCTGTGACGGTCTGGCGAGAGCTTCGACGCCTGGACCATGCCGGTGATGAGATCGTCGAGAAAGCCCGGCAAGCAGCGGATAAAAGCGATTGGGCGGGATTTATCGAGGCTATGAATGGCCCCTGTGCCAAGCGAGCTGATCAGCCCATCAGAACCGCTAAATGGCTGGAGTTCGATCACGAAACCGGAGAGTACCTGGATAGCCCGGTTAATCAGTACGGCGAACCCGCTAAAGGCAAGCTGTTTGGTCTGTTTGCCCAAGGCAAGTATTGGATAACGAGGGCGCTGCGCTGGGAGATAAAACGACCGAAGAAGTCCAAACATGAGAATAACCTCGGTTCCTCCTGGCTGGACCGCCTGAAGCAACTAACCCAGGTCCGGGAACCGACAGAAGCGGAGGTCGCCGCATTGCCCGACGATACCGCCTATACCTGGGAGAAACTGAGTGACGAGGTTCACCCGCCACCTTGGAGTTCTGTCAATAACTGTACTCCACCTACAGCCCTATGA